The sequence AGGTAGTTCGTCAGCTCAACGTCTTCCGCGACCACCTCAACGCCGCCTTCGGCAGCCCCGATGCGCCGGTCGTCCCGCCCGGACCCGATGGCAAGCCGTGGCGGATCACGACGCGGCAGTTTCGGCGCACCATCGCGTGGCATATCGCCAACCGTCCGTTCGGCACTATCGCCGGCATGATCCAGTATAAGCACGCCTCGGTTGCCGCTTTCGAGGGCTATGCCGGGACCAGCGCATCGGGGTTCCGCGCCGAGGTTGAGGCGCAGCGTCGGCTCGGCCAGCTCGACGACCTGCTGGGCTATTTCGACCGGAGACAGGGCGGCGCATCGCTTGGCGGTCCGGCGGGACCGCGCATCGCGCGGACGCTCGACGATGCGGCCGACAGGCTGGCCCCTTTGCCCGCCATGATCGCCGACCGGTCCCGGCTGCGGGTCATGCTCGCTAGCGTTGCGCGCACCTTCCATGTCGGTCCGCTCGCGGATTGCTTCTTCGATCCCGCGACAGCGCTCTGCCTCAAGCGTGTGACCACCCCCGATCCCGGGCAGCCGCTCACCGCCCTGTGCGAGCCGACCCGCTGCCCCAACGCCTGCATCACCGCCCGCCACAGGCCGGCATGGGAGCGCGGCGCTGGTGAGGCGCGGACGTTGCTGCGCGAGAAGCGCCTGTCTGGATTGCAGCGTATTGCTGTTGAACAGGATCTTCGCCGGATCGAGGCCGTGCTGGCCCAGATTGCGCCCGATGGCGCGTTGCCGCCGCAGTCGGCGGCAGAGGAAGAGGGGGCTCGGATCACGTGAGGGAGTGAAGGAGCGGGAGAGCCCCGCTTCGCCCATCATGGAGATCCGCCATGTTCCGCTCTTCCGCATCGGCCGCGCGCGCCGACGTCTACACCCGCATAACCGAGGAGATCATCGCCGCGATCGAACATGGTCCGGGAGATTGGCGCGCTCCCTGGCACCACAACGGCACCAGCATTGCGCGCCCGTCCAACCTGGGCTCGGGCAAAAGGTACCGTGGCATCAACACGGTCGCGCTCTGGGTTGCGGCCATGAACGGTGGCTATGCCGATGGCTTGTGGGGCACCTATCGGCAGTGGGCAGCGGCCGGCGCTCAGGTCCGCAAGGGCGAGCGGGCGACGACCGTTGTCTTCTGGAAGCAGGTCGAGTCCGGCGGTGGCGATGCGCTTGAGGACGACGAAGGCGGCCGCAAAAAGATGTTCGCTCGAGCCTTTTCGGTTTTCAACGTCGCTCAGGTCGATGGGTTTGCGCCGCCCCCGGTCGTGACATTGCCAGAGGCCGATCGCCACGCCCATGCCGAGGCGTTCATCGCCAACCTTGGCATCCAGACCATTTTCGGCGGTTCGGAGGCATTCTATCGTCCCTCGACGGACACGGTTCATATGCCCACCTTCGAGTGTTTCCGCGACGCAGCCGCATTCTACGGCGTCTGGTTGCATGAACATGGCCATGCCACAGGGGCAAAGCATCGTCTTGATCGCGACCTTTCCGGCCGCTTCGGTTCTGCTTCCTATGCGGCCGACGAATGCTGCGTGGAAATTCTCAGTGGGCTGATCCTGGCAGACCTCGGGATCGCCCATCATCCGCGCCCGGATCATGCTGCTTACATCTCTTCATGGCTCAAGGTGCTCAAGGATGATCCCCGGGCCATCTTCACGGCAGCCAGTAAAGCCCAACAAGCCGCCGACTGGATGTGGGCGCAGCAGCCCCAGCACGAGGAGTTGGCAGCATGACCAGCACCTCGATGAAAATCACGAAGGTGCAATTTAGGGCTGGACTGTCAGGATATGTCGCCGAGCTATCGAGCGCCATGCTCGGCGCCGAGCTGGGCCTGCCCGTCACACATCTCGACAGCCACGCGAGCTATATCGATCATTGGCTCAAGCTTCTGAAGGATGACGATCGCGCCATCCTGACCGCTGCGGCCAAGGCTGAGGAGGCGTCGACCCTGCTGCTGAAGCTTGCCGGAAGGATCATGCCCGAACAGTTTGACGACGTGTCAGACGACGCGGCGCTTGCGGCCTGAGGGAGGATGCCATGGGCCGATCAGTGAGCTATCCCAGCGGCGCAATCGTCGCCTTCACAGTGCTTGAGGTCGAAGCCAAGGACGACTGGGAATTCGAGTACGAATGGCTGCGCGAGGATTTGCGCGAGCGGGCCGCCCAAGCCTTCCCGTCGCTGATCCCGCATGACGGATGGCGCGGCCGAGAAGACCGGATCCTCATGCGCAATGCCTACGCAGATTTCGGCGTATCGGTCTACGGCGGGCTGGTGGCCGTCTGGATCGTCGAACGCGATGACGGCGCCTACTGGGACGCTGATTGGCGCACGGCCCGCTCACCGCGGGCACAGCGCTGGCTGTCCCAGATCGCAGCCCGCTTCGATGCCGTGTTCGGCGACTATGACTGTCTCGGGCATATGTCGAACGGAGAGGGTGTCTACGCCAAGCGAGCGGCTTGAGCCGAGCGGGGCGGGGCTTGGATGAGGCATAGGGCGTGCCCCTGCCAATGGATCTGTTCCGACCGCCCATGGTCTGTCGCCATGCGAGAGAGGCCCTGGGCCAGCCGCCAGTCTTGCGCAACCCGGCTTGGGCGGGCCCGTGTTGGCCTTGGCCCTTCGGGCTCAAGGCCTGCCCGCGTCAGCCCGCCAAGCCGGGTTCCCCCTTACGGGTGCGCAAATCCTGCCTGAAGCTGGCCCTGACGGGCTCTCGCTGGCGCAGCCATGAACGGGTGCGTCGGCCTCACACCAGTCAGGAGGACTTCCCCATGCACACGTCATTTGCCGACCAACTCGCCGGGCTCGATCTCGCCGGCTTCTCAATTGGACCCGCTCCCGTATCGACAAGCGATTTCCCGGTCCGGGAAGCGGTTGTCCAAACCCTCGAAGCGGTCTGGTCCGATCTTTTCGCCATGGTGTCCGGGACCGCTCTTGAAGCCGACGCCGAGGATCTTGGCTGGGCCTTCGTCAACATCTTCCACCGCTCGGCGGAACGCAAATCAACTGCCCTTGACCGGGCGACCGACGAGGTGCGCGCGCTGATTGCTACGGCCGACGGATCCGAGGTCCACACCCATGACCTTGAGACCCAGGTCGAGCGAGCGCAGTGCGCCGAAAGCGCGATGCTGGCGCTCGAAGAGATGCGCGAAGTCGCAGCAGCCCTGTACCTCAATGAGTTCGGTTCCTCCTGGAAGCCGGTCTCCAGTTCGCGCTTCAATCACAGCGCCATGATGACTTCTGCGCTCGTCGAAGGTCGCGACTTCCTGCGCGCACGTGCCGAGGCCAAGCGCCGTGCGGCGGTGCCCGAAGGAACCCCGGTCGTCTTCGCAGGCGGGCGCACCCGTCATGCCACCGAAGACGATGCACTGATCTTCGGCAACAATGTCTGGGCCACGCTCGACAAGGTCCGCGACCGCGTGCCTGACATGGTGCTCATCCATGGCGGCGACACCAAGGGCGTCGACCGCCTGGCATCGAGCTGGGCTGAACGCCGCGGCATCCCGCAGGTCACGTTCTCGCTCGACATGCGCCTGGGCGCCCGTGCCGGCTTCAAGCGCAACGAGCGGATGCTTTCCCTCGATCCGCGCTATGTCATCGCCTTTCCGGGCAATGGCGTGCTCGAACGTCTGGTCATCGAGGCCAAGGCTCGGCGGATCACCGTGGTCGATCGGCGCGGGCCGCTCGGCACCAATCCGAAGAGCACTTCGGTAGCCACTGACTGAGGTCATGCCAGTCCTCGCGCCAGCGCCGGGTCGGCGCTGGCGTCGTCCGTCAGAGGAAAGGCGCGCGCCTGTGGTTTGGAGCCAGCGAATGGTCGATGGCTCCTTTCTACAGGAGGTATTCCATGATCGATATCGAGGCCGTGATGGCCGACTTTGCCGTTCGCCAGGCCGAGCGGCAGATGCAGGTTGCTGAAGAGATTCAGCAGCTCAAGGTCGCCATTCTTCCGCGCTTGCAGGATGCCGGCATCGCCCGTGTCGAGATCCGCTTTGACGGCTGCGGCGACAGCGGTGCCGTCGAAGAATGTGCATGCCTCGATGCAGCCGGCGCGGGGATCCCGTGCCCGGATGTGACCCTCTTGGAAGGCGAAGCAGACAGCGTTGATCGTACCGGTTCCAGAGAGCCGCAATCACTCGGGCAGGCACTCGAACAGCTGACCTACCTGTCGCTCGAACGTCACCATCCTGGCTGGGAGATCAACGACGGTGCCTGCGGCGAACTGGTGATTGATGTGGCTGAGGCGACTTTCGTGCTCGACTGCAGTCTGCGCTTCATCGCCACCGATGATCATTCGACCGAGCTCTAGGAGATTGAGCATGGCCCACTGCTATTACCACGCTCTCTCGTCGGTCCGGAAATGGGGCGGCACGGTCGATGACTATCTCCCGCTGCACCAGTGGTTCGACCAGTCCAAGGCAATCCTGGCAGACCCACGACACCGCGCGCTGCGGCACCATGCCGAGGGGATATTCATGCTCGAAACACTCTTCGGCGAGACCCTCGTCAATGCCGATGGCCGGGTCGTTCCGGTGCGTCTGGTCGGCGAACAGCACGTGCGCGAAGACTTGGGCTCGATCCCCTCCTTTGCCGATTGGGCGCGCTTGATCACGCCGCAGGCCTGGATGCTTCGCGGCAACCCTTTGGACGGCGCTGAAGGGGTGACGATCGACATGCCTGGCCGCGGTGAAGCAGTTGCGCCCAGGAGCGTGCCACCTGCTGAAGCGGTCGGTACCGTGATCTAAGAGGGGGGTCTCCGGTGAAGGGGCGGGGTGGATGATCCTGCCAAGACCGGAGGGAAACGAGTCAGGGCAAACCTGTTCAAGGCATCCAGCTCCACCCGGCTTCGATGCAAACCTGTCCCTGAATCACCCCTCGTCGAGACGCGCAACCCGGATCAGGTCCGACCGAGTTGCCGGGCACGATTTTGCGCATCGCTGGTGCCGAAAACCGGTTCCCACTTTTCGGCGCGATGCTGCGTGCCCGACTGCCCGCACCACCCGAACCAGTTCCGGGTTTCCCTTCGGTGCGCTTCGCCGCGGGGCGCTTCTGCTCGGGTTTTGCAGCCGGGATGGACCCGGAATGCTCGATCAGGAGAAAGCCCATGACCAATCTCGTTATCCTCGTTGGCCGCATCGCTCGCGACCCCGAGACCCGCACCACCCAGGGTGGAACCAGCATCACATCGATCTCGGTCGTGACCGACCGTCCCGCCCGCAAGGATGGCAAGACCTACAAGGACGAAAACGGCTACACCGCCAAGGACAGCGAATTCCACCGGATCACCTGCTTCAACGGCCTCGGCCAGAATGTCGCCAAGTACTGCACCAAGGGCCAGCTCGTGACGGTCGAAGGGCGCATCCACTACACCCAGTGGGAAGATCAGAGCGGCACCAAGCGCTACGGCTGCGAGATCATCGCCGACAAGGTCGACTTCCTCACCAAGGGCCGCTCCGGCAGCAACGAAGGTGCTCCCGATATCGATGAGGACTGAATGTCCTTGCCTCACGACAAGGCCCCGGTGGCAGACGCCATCGGGGCCTTTTCTTTTTGTACGCCGGCGATGCGGCGGCGCAGGGCATCGAACCCTTTGCCGCCGCCGGATGGGCTTTACGCGGGAGCAATCCGCTTCAGCGTTTCCTCGATCCCGAGCGCCATCGATGCGCGAACGATCTGGCGCAACTGCGCCGGATCGATCGTCTCCGCGCCGCACTCGATCAGCAGCTTTCCGAGTTCGGTCGCTGCTTCTTCGCGAAGACGCGCCTCCTCGTTCTCAAGTTGGGCACGCTGTTCACGCAGCTTCTTCAGCGCATCGCGGGCAGTGGGTTTGGACCTGGCCATAGTGCTTCCTTCTTGCTGGCCGTTGGTCCCCTCCGCTGCCGATCTTGGCACTGCGGGAGCATGTAGGAAAATGGTTTGTGGGGCAGGCGTTGCGCTTCTGCGCAGGCGTGGGAGAGGTCTCTCTCGCAGAAAGACCAAGTGTGATGCGGGCTTTGGGGCTGCGTCAAGGACGACGGGGCCCCACCATTTTTACCGGGCAAGCCCGGCAAAAATCGTTGCCCCCATCGCCGCTTCGCGGCCGCTATCGCGGTCCCTGACCCAGCCCGTCACCCACATCCTTCGCAGCTCCTGATGCGACGCATCGAACATCAGGAGGAAAGATCATGTACGCTTCACTGAACATTGCCGCTGCTGGTCCCGCCGCCGATCAGGCAGCCTTCGTTGCTGCCCTGGATCAGGCCCATGCCCGGTCCCTTCACAGCTACTTCACACAGTACGTCCTGACCGATGACGAGGCAGGCTATATCGCGGTCGATGAAGGCGACTACGGCGCCTTGCCCAAGGCCATGCTGGACCGTGTCATCGATACTGTGCCGGGCCGTCTCAGCGATGAATTCTGACTCGCCGGTTTGGGAGGAGGTCCGTCAGGGCTTCCTCCTTTCTTTTTGCTCGTAGACCGTTTCGGCAACCCTCGGCCGATACGGGAAGGCAGGTCGACAGCGTCAGTCGACGGTATCAGGACGGTCGAGATCGGCGAGCCGTTCCGGCATACCCAGAACCTTCAACGCCGCGGCCTCAATAGCTTCTGCCTGTGTCGGGAAAGCCTCGGAAGAACTGATCGACACCCCGTTCGGGTAAGTCACTGTCGCCTGGAAGCCGTTGCCCTTCGGTGTCGCACTCAGTGTGACCTGGCCCATGCGGCGCCTCCTTTCTGCCTGGAATATTGGCTGCAACATAGGCGTCAATCCCGTCTGTGCCTATCGCGATCCGCAGCTCGGCTACCTGCCGAGGACCCTGGGAACGGGGCTCGCAAATCGCATCATCCGCTACAGGATCAATAGCTGGTTCCTGTCCTCGCAGTTGGGGACATTTGGGCACACCGTACGCGACAAATCGCTGGATCAACTGGCAGAAAAACACGAAATTCCAGATGCATGGATCGAAATCTGCGAAATGGCAGCTTCTCCGTCAAAAGTGACGGGGGCGAGGGGAGTTACGTGGATTTGACCAAAGCGAGGCCGAGAATGGCGGAATTCGGCAGTCCTATATGTTCTTGACATGTTCTTGAATCTGACTTAGCTTCTACCTCGCCTTTCGCAGTGTGAACCGGGCTCCTGACCACAAGGAGTCCGTGCATGACACGGCCAATCTGTCTCCAGGTTTACATCTCGAGCGAGCTCAGCTCGATGATCCGCAAGGCTGCCAAGGCCAAAGGGATCAGCATGAGCGAGTGGGTTCGCGCCTTGCTCGCC is a genomic window of Sphingopyxis sp. FD7 containing:
- a CDS encoding ArdC family protein gives rise to the protein MFRSSASAARADVYTRITEEIIAAIEHGPGDWRAPWHHNGTSIARPSNLGSGKRYRGINTVALWVAAMNGGYADGLWGTYRQWAAAGAQVRKGERATTVVFWKQVESGGGDALEDDEGGRKKMFARAFSVFNVAQVDGFAPPPVVTLPEADRHAHAEAFIANLGIQTIFGGSEAFYRPSTDTVHMPTFECFRDAAAFYGVWLHEHGHATGAKHRLDRDLSGRFGSASYAADECCVEILSGLILADLGIAHHPRPDHAAYISSWLKVLKDDPRAIFTAASKAQQAADWMWAQQPQHEELAA
- a CDS encoding zincin-like metallopeptidase domain-containing protein: MTSTSMKITKVQFRAGLSGYVAELSSAMLGAELGLPVTHLDSHASYIDHWLKLLKDDDRAILTAAAKAEEASTLLLKLAGRIMPEQFDDVSDDAALAA
- a CDS encoding DUF2493 domain-containing protein, translated to MHTSFADQLAGLDLAGFSIGPAPVSTSDFPVREAVVQTLEAVWSDLFAMVSGTALEADAEDLGWAFVNIFHRSAERKSTALDRATDEVRALIATADGSEVHTHDLETQVERAQCAESAMLALEEMREVAAALYLNEFGSSWKPVSSSRFNHSAMMTSALVEGRDFLRARAEAKRRAAVPEGTPVVFAGGRTRHATEDDALIFGNNVWATLDKVRDRVPDMVLIHGGDTKGVDRLASSWAERRGIPQVTFSLDMRLGARAGFKRNERMLSLDPRYVIAFPGNGVLERLVIEAKARRITVVDRRGPLGTNPKSTSVATD
- a CDS encoding DUF6878 family protein, translated to MIDIEAVMADFAVRQAERQMQVAEEIQQLKVAILPRLQDAGIARVEIRFDGCGDSGAVEECACLDAAGAGIPCPDVTLLEGEADSVDRTGSREPQSLGQALEQLTYLSLERHHPGWEINDGACGELVIDVAEATFVLDCSLRFIATDDHSTEL
- a CDS encoding DUF6915 family protein, with the protein product MAHCYYHALSSVRKWGGTVDDYLPLHQWFDQSKAILADPRHRALRHHAEGIFMLETLFGETLVNADGRVVPVRLVGEQHVREDLGSIPSFADWARLITPQAWMLRGNPLDGAEGVTIDMPGRGEAVAPRSVPPAEAVGTVI
- a CDS encoding single-stranded DNA-binding protein translates to MTNLVILVGRIARDPETRTTQGGTSITSISVVTDRPARKDGKTYKDENGYTAKDSEFHRITCFNGLGQNVAKYCTKGQLVTVEGRIHYTQWEDQSGTKRYGCEIIADKVDFLTKGRSGSNEGAPDIDED
- a CDS encoding DUF6437 family protein, which codes for MARSKPTARDALKKLREQRAQLENEEARLREEAATELGKLLIECGAETIDPAQLRQIVRASMALGIEETLKRIAPA
- a CDS encoding helix-hairpin-helix domain-containing protein — its product is MRRLLSAWNIGCNIGVNPVCAYRDPQLGYLPRTLGTGLANRIIRYRINSWFLSSQLGTFGHTVRDKSLDQLAEKHEIPDAWIEICEMAASPSKVTGARGVTWI